The DNA region atatttttaaattaattttgtcaAATATATACCGTTATATATAGCCAGTGGCATGACAATTGGCCATAGAAATATATTTGATAACATTTAGAGATgttaattgttaaaattaattaaaacaagtTACACGtcagagataaaataaaaatttataaatatttgagggtttaaaaatatattttattctaaaagattttgttaattttttcaaaatgCATACTTTTTTTCCACTTAACTTTTTGAGGCAATAATTCTTTCACTTGGCCATCAAAAAAGTGTTTGGCTCTAATTCTAATAATAACTTTTCTTGGAAGATTTTGAGTTGAGATTTAATCTCAAAATAGTTTTGGACgtatatatttgattttttttccctAATATTGAATTAAGGCCCTAATATTGAATTAAGGCCAAATTTCAGTCACCACGACCTTATCATGTTTTGGGATTAATATAAGTCTTGAAACTTTATGTGTATATCCTTCTGCTTTTCTCTCAAAGTAATAAAGCAATTTTTATAATACTGTAGACTCTCTAGActataaaaaatatccaaaaaaagtaaaattatcaataaagaaaaatacCAGAGAGCcgacaaaatttattattattggtcAGCAGTTAGCTATTACTATTTAAAAGTGTAGACTAAAATATGTTGTtgaattattagaataaaaaaattaggttaataactaaaaataacaaataaaaataataaattttgctgGTTCATGAACatttctctaaaatattttattaaattttcaattagattatTCTTATactgttttctttttaattgggttcctacactacttttaattttgtaataatgtcattttcatattaaaaatgttaaaattaataaaatatttttcctaaAATACATACGATCAAATATCTAATTAAGTTTTAAATTATGAATACCttcaatttacaaaaaaaaatattcagttaactttaacattttttactttaaaaaggatcttataattataaaattaaaaacatgataggaacctaattaaaaaaaatacagaaacctaATCGAAAATAAAACTATacaaatagaataattaaaccttttaaaaaaGCTATTTAACAAGAGTCATAGAAGATTGTTTTTGTTTACCaaaaatgatgatcaaacattaacTTTAGATCAGTTTTAGTGAACAAAGACAATCATATATAACTGTTGGTGAGTTTCTATCTTCTATAGTTATGTGTATCAACATTATTATCTTTTGTGTGTAttctttataattaaataaaagcaaaCAATAATAACCTTTTTCTGAAGCAGTGAGATATTCTCATACATGATTTGATTCTGCAAGTTACACATGATAAAACAATCATCAGAATTACTGAATATATATGATATTCAGTTCAATGTTCAAAACAGTCAAATTAAAGTTGCTTCCAtggttttaatttattaattacctTTCGTGATCGAATTTGTTTGAGAGCAGAATCAAGCTGTTGTTCTAAATTCTGAAGTTCTCTCATACTTAGGCCTTGAAGATCTTCACCCATAAAATgcctgaaagagggaaaaaaaatTAGCATAAACACAGATATATATTATACTAATTACATACATACAACAAAGGAAAAGATTTTTAAACCCTTGCATTGAATGTATgcacttaattattattatttgataccTTTGATTCCTTTGTAAGACTTCCACCCTTGCTTTGAGCTTTGCATGTTCTAAAGTCCAGTTTGCCTGACACCAGATatcataaattaattataaaattgtgagaattgctatatatatatatatatatatatatatatatatatatatatatatatatatatatatacacacaacaaGTTGAAGTGGTTCATGAGTAGAGAATTTAGATAATAagcattttttattatatacatacatatataccaTATATCATTATACATGATTTTTCGGTGATGTATATACCAAGAAAAAGAATTTAGGGAACGAAAAAGTAGTATACCAGAATTTGGTTAACTACTGAACttataaaaatagagagaaaaatgtTAATCTAAATATATTGTCAAccattcatatattattatgtgTAATTTGTGTGATgctttttcatttcacaatatTTGTCTAAACCAAAAGCCACATAGATCAAAgaaaacaacataaaaaataattggtAATAATGGTACATGAAAATATCTATTATTAGCAGAACTAATACtatatttattctatttgttaattatatataataaaagtaggagtataaatagaaaaattaaattataaataaaaaacatattttaaaaaatataaaaaataaaataaattatatataaaaatgttatgtacacactaaaaattaattactatattttgtgtataaatatatgttattaattattttttatatatattttgtatttaaatatatattttatataaataactaatttaatgacTGATTTGTTATGTATGCGTTATATGCTAGAAACATATATTGTTATAAATAGAAGGAGTAACTGTATGTTACAAAGTTAAACACTTTGTCTAAGAGTAAAACATGAGTGAATAATCAGAAAAAAATAGAGATATATCATATATGTGAAATATCTTAAATGCACTTTATATGAACTTAGtgtatcataaaaataattaacataattgAATGATATTGTTTTAAATGAAGAAGAATATAGTATTTaattatatcattattattttcaaCATGGCCTACATTTGGTCCCTGAGCATTTGCCACAAGCTGCTGTCTCTCCGCATATGAATACCTTTCATACCTTTCAATTATCCTCTCCATACTGTTcacaagggaaaaaaaaaagcaagcaaaatGAGCAAATTAAGTTGAAACATTATTCACACAGAAATTTTCTTCACTTGCCACAAATACATGAGGCATCTTTTAGACTTTTACTATGATAACATAAGCAAAACTGAGGCAGTATCTTGAcacagaaaagggacaaagacaaATAATCACAATATTTTGAatgtcatattttaattttaaactttaaagtaaGAGGTCTATTATCTATATATAGTTCCTCTCtagtatatattttaattaattaatctattTCAGATCGATATGAGATTCATCTCCATCCCATACTTGATATCCAAATTTCTCATCAAACATCTTACTCAATAACAAAAATAGttcatgaatattaaataaataaatacaagaaTAATGAATGTTTTAGAAATAGGTTATAAATATTGTCaagtttaatatatttttttttttgaaaaaacttaTTGAGAACTCGCAAATTATAGTGTtccatatttatttgatttgcaAAGTATAGGTGTAGTATTTAGTTATAGCAATTTGCAATGAGAGAGGGATAACTGTTTCTATGAAAGAAttcaaatataaatacatattcattaatattttagtttttgaataattaaatttgttaccGTAAGTAAAAGATTGTAGAAAAAAATCGATCGCATATTCATATACAAATGCAGTTGATTTGGTGATATAAATCAATTAATGATTATTATATATCCTAGAATGCTGAGACACTTCAACTAAGAACGTTTGATCTTATTCATTTAATAAATTATCATCTattaaattttttacatgtagcatagattaaaaaatattattattattattaaaaaatattaaatttttgctatttttgaaaccATTACTCTagctttgaattttttttaatttgtatacaatttaaatttttaacaaaaaaatttattaaaagattattttatctttttattttttttttaaattttataatattatattctaCTTCcatttcattattattttgatatttttattttttatgagttGAACTTTTgtttacagtttttttttttaataatttctttttttagatttttgaatatttatattttaatctacCAATTTTTATTggtaattatttcaatttttagtgTAAcaattcttattcattttttaatataACTTATTgtaaaattgagattttgaaaaaaaatcattttgtattgatttaaaaaattcagtatcatttgaattaatatttgTTAGAATAATTAAGTTTTAGTCTattattttagataatttaattattttttcttttaaatattttaatttacttgttgatttaattttattcgtagtttatatttttattattaattcacattttttaaaatactttttttaattgTGGCTAAATATACAATTTTTATCATCTTTATAAGAGTGAAAACTATCCTATAGATAAGAATATTGAAGCTGAACAAGGAAAAGTGTTTTTGAATCAAGGACAGCCATCTCTCTGGAAATAATTTTTCTCAGAGTGATAATGGTTATTTAGAAAAGTGCACCTGCTTATTAATCTTTAAGTCCTTTATAATTAGTTAGATTTTAGGATCAACTTTGTCATTTTTCCCCTCTTTACTGTTATTTGggcaaactttatttttaatttacctGACAACTACTATACCCTTTTATTTAGGCAAACtactactttatatatatatattctgtatCTCTGTCTCTCTCACACAACTATAGTagttaaaattttgatttaattcttaaaattttttaatattatgattttaaataagtcaattaattttataaaatttgtattaaatttaataattttatgatttaaattttattaaaattttatgttttatatacttaatttatttttttaattttatataaaatctcGATTTTCTCTAATTGGGCACAACAATTTGAAGAGTAGTTATTAGCTATGCatgtcatttaatttattttgtgtttatGGAAAAGCTATGTAAATAAATGACCTCCATCAATATTAACTCACAGTTAGACATCATATATTGATCCACTTAAAAAATTGCAGAGTAAACTCGATGGTGACAAGTAAGAATATATAGGTTATACTCCTTTAATCTATTGTGTGCTTAGCTGGATAAAATGTTGGTGGGGAAATTGACACGTAAAAGTGCTAGCTTAAGTAGTGATTTGTtttaaccaaaattaattaacttaacaTTGGATCCTAATCTTTAAGAATAGTAGTAGTTAGTCCTGTCATTGCTCCTGTAGAGAGTGCTATAATATATACTCGAGTATGCTCTGATTTTTGTTGCAATTTGATTCGCAGCATCAACAATCTTGTCAGGCAGTCAGCTTTCTGTTATATTTCTATTCCATGCAATCATATTACatcaacataaattaaaaatcaatcatcaactaatcaatatatttaatattcataaaaaatataattattttaataacaggttaatttattaaaaatatatataaatacatacaaataaataatagttgattttagtatttaataaatattttttaatatttaccgtcgacaaaaatgagtaaatacatttattagaaaaaatatgcGTGTTAACTAAAAAATtccttaatatattaaaaaaatgtttgtctaatttttttaattcattatattattttttttaactccgCGCTCTAATACACCTGCGAAACATAACCAATTTTTAAGTCCGGATAAAGGAAAAGAATTATGTTAAGCCTTCGACAACTAACATAAAAACTTAGTCGAATCATATTTATTTCACATACTATCTTTTAATtcgacaaataaaaaattaatctgtCAAAAAACTAAATTCGATTTATCATTTGATAATATGTTATTGCATGTACAAAACAGAATTCAAACTCTTAAAATTCGTTTATGTGAACGAGTGAGTTAATCACTCGAccaaactaaattattatttttttaactcattatATTGCTAATCCTATGATTATAAAATAGAGCAGAAGTATTTTGAATTAACACGACGAGAACAATAAATACCAAAACAAAAAAGCAACATAATAATTATTCAATCACTATTTTCTAAGAGTATTGTCATGGTGATTGGTCACTTCAGTTATGCTTCTTTCGTTTATGTTTGTGTATGAGGCAGTGTGCTATGTCAGCGAGGGCTGTTGGTTTTTAAGAGATAAAAAAACACGTACGCTTTTTCATGGCCATGTCCATGAGAATCTGTACGGTACTTATGACTTCAGTTCTCAGAgggtatctttaaattttctattAATAAGATTTCATCATCCATGACCTTTAATCTCCGCTATCTCTTCCTCCCCTCCTAAATTCACTTTTCATCATCATCGTCGTCATCATGTTAACCCAGATAACTTACTCTAATAAATctttaattagtaattaattaattaattacatgtgAGCTACTATAGCCCATGTTGCCAATCTTTTCACACTTACAATTGCATCAAACACCATTACTCGCCAATAGCTACTAATCCAAATTATCCACATCCCGGTATTAAAACTTTGCatattgtaaaatattttatacaatcatgtatgttagaatatatttaggatgatatatattaatataatgtCTAATTATATCTCATACCAATTATATgcttatttaatttgatattaaattatttttgttattattaggtTGTATCCTAAACTTATAAATAGGTATTCTTCATTGAATATGGATCTAGCTTATTCTTgagttattattataaatataattgcaTCTAATCTTTTGTATAATTATTCATCCCACGAATATAAAGAGTAGTTATTTTTACTGACATACCAGGAATCACTAGAGAACTGAAAGAGCTTCCCTTTGGTAGAGAAGATGATGAGAGCAACCTCGGCATCACAGAGAACTGAGATCTCGTTAGCCTTCTTAAGCAAACCAGCTCTCCTCTTAGAGAAAGTAACTTGGCGATTGATCTTGTTCTCTATCCTCTTCAATTGCACTCTCCCTCGCCCCATTCCACCAACAATTCAGCACCAGAACTTTGATcaaacaccttgtgtgcgtaACGCACTGACCTAAGAATTTAATCAAACACCTGGTGTGCAAAGATCACAGGAACGGTTCAACGTACTGCACCGACAAAATTCATATGATAAGTTTAATTTCTTTCAGTGGAAGGTAGTGCTTGGGATTTTATCTGTGGGATTTGGAgcttagaagaaagaagaggaagaaacaaCAGAACCATATAGGTCTTGTTTGTTAGAGTGGCAAATTAGGTAATAAAATATGAGAAGACATGATTGGTtaggaatataataatattttaggagAAAGGAGAAGTGGTTTTGGGAAACCGGTGTGGTTTCGTCAAATGCGTTGTCGAGTTCTGATTCGTTGGAAGGAGTGTTAGGACGTACGGTCACCGTGTTGCGTGGGGTCCACACTGTTTCTCATACCGTCTTTTGTTGTGTCTTTATGAACGATACTTTcagtaaaaaactaaaaatatattataaaataattaataattatttttgttaatacatgTTTTAGCAAAACTCTCAAGAATAATCAACGGTTGGTATCTTAACATGCTTTCCTTTCACTTAATTTGTGGTTTCAGGTTTCTATCAATTTTGAGTATTATAAAAAACTCAGATTAACTTAGGCATGTTTCTTATTAAATTTCACATGTTTGAATAAGAAGATTGggtctaaaaataaatttaaatcaatatcatgcaaattgtaattattttattcaaattaaattaaattaaataataaaatcaaactGTTACTATCTAAAttgtattaaattatattattttatttttaaattttacttttgatATACTTTATCGGTAGAATTCTAAAATATATCTCatctatattttaaataaaaaatgagcatatttatcttttatctagtgtaaataagataaataatagaGTATAAATATGTAAATAATTTGAAGAATTCATAtaagtataaatataaaatataatttattaatttaaaaaatcctTGTCActcaatttaattataatttcaataataaaaaatgacaACTAACAAAATTCGTACATAAACTTTTGTTGTTTATTTGCTACACAACAATAATCAAGAAGctttaaaataaagaattaagataaaatttaaaagtttatatttattatttaataactgAACTTTAGTTTagtaaaattttatgaaaaaatgcTTGTCCTTCTCAAAAACAAAATCACCtcatttcatattttataaataaaaaatatatatttttatttgtatttattaaaattaaaaaatctaatataattttgtatagtaataaatattcaaatttattcttaaattattgATGCCAAATTCcattaactattaaaattctcttatttatatttattatggtaatttaaattttaaaaatattttatcaaatataattattattacttatttttattgaaaattattttagtttaattatcatataaatgctaaaatttttcaaaaattatcttttaaaaatcaattttaataacATATTTGTGAATACAGCAATAATAGTGGTgtaaatattagattttttattttaataaataaaataatataataattacccaattaaataattttaaaaaaatttaccgaAATCCACTCTCTttgcttatctcgtttacagtgtaaacaagatataaGAAGACAAATTACTAGTTgctataaaaggatgtgtaacCCTTGACCTTCTCCACACacatttcatatctttttctatctCGTTTTTCTCACAAATACAAAGCAAGAATGGCCAGTAACAACGTATACATAGTTGTGTGTTTATCCTAATTATTGTACGAGAAATTACGACAATGGGATGACGTTTGAGTGTGAGAATATGATATTTTTGCGCACTCAGCGTGTAAGTACGTTGTGGgagttgaagagtttgatattgagcaaccTCGGTGGTACAGAAGCAAGGGAGGTCGGAAGGGTGGAGTATAGGTTGCTAGCACCCATGGGTAATGGAGTTTTTCGGTTTCGACTATTTCAACTTCTAGGGGATGAGCATGTGCGACTCATGTTTGACATCCATGGGAGGATCATGGTGGAACAGGTGATGGAGCTTTTCACCAAGGTTGGAGATATTGGTTGTGGTAGTTCTGTACACTCGACCTATATACAGGAAGAACGACCTCTCGCACCACCACCCATTCATGTCGCCATTACACTGGATGAGGCGGAGGAGTGCGACGAGGAGTCAGACGAAGAATACATGGTGGATAGTGCCGACAGTGATTCTTCCTAAGGGGGCGATGATAAAGAGTTTGTACCGGAGATGCCTGCCCAGACTGTGGTGTGCTATGTCTTGCCTCCACCTCACCTAACTCTGGTGCTATTAGTAGTGCCAAGTCACTATCATAGTTTAGATCTGGACGCCATGCATGAGAGGACTCCGTTTTCTGACATGGGAGAAGAGGATTACAACCTAGATAGTAGGGTAGAGTTTCAGGTCGACCACAGGTTCAAATGCCGAGAGGCAGTCCTGTAGGTtgtgaagaactacagtattcgCAAGAGTACTGAGTACCAGATGATCGAATCGGACCGATTAAAGTACCATGTACAGTGCCGTCAAGTTGCGAATGGGTGTCAATGGAGCCTCCGTGTGGCCCTTAGGCAGAACCTTGGATACTGGTAAGATCAACTTTAATAGTACTTTTGAGTACTTCTGTGCGATATATTAAGTAGGTTTGTGATATGGCTGAACCAATACTGTTTTGTTGTGTTAGGGAGGTTCGGAGGGTTGGTGGAGCGCACAGTTGTTTAGCATCCACCATGTCTCAAGACTGTCGTCAGTTAGACAACAATCTCATCTGCAAGGTCATATTGCAATTGATACAGTCCAACCCCTCCGTCAGCATTTCGGTGTTGCAAGGTGCGGTCCACACCAGCTATCACTTTAAATCCTCATACAGAAAGGtgtggatggcgaagcagaagacAATTGCACAGATCTACAGGGATTGGAAAGAGTCATACAACAAGGTACCGAAGCTGCTTCAGGCACTGCAGAGCCCCGTACTACGATGGACACCTTCTGGTCTGCGACTGTAGCATGTTCGACAAGGTATTTTGGGCTTTCCCATCATGTGTCGAGGTGTTCAAACATTGCAAGTCGTTTGTTTCTGTTGATGGCACGCATCTATATGGCAGATACGGGGGAGTGTTGCTTATTGCAGTGGCACAAGACGGGAACAGAAACATCCGTCCTATT from Arachis hypogaea cultivar Tifrunner chromosome 10, arahy.Tifrunner.gnm2.J5K5, whole genome shotgun sequence includes:
- the LOC112716255 gene encoding agamous-like MADS-box protein AGL8 homolog: MGRGRVQLKRIENKINRQVTFSKRRAGLLKKANEISVLCDAEVALIIFSTKGKLFQFSSDSCMERIIERYERYSYAERQQLVANAQGPNANWTLEHAKLKARVEVLQRNQRHFMGEDLQGLSMRELQNLEQQLDSALKQIRSRKNQIMYENISLLQKKEKALNEQNNSLAKKIKGKEKATTEQTHQLELQDNYTVAPQTSENLNIRGMPQDRSDNEEDNDNEEGIQTNASANILLPNWMIPPTNE